One genomic window of Brienomyrus brachyistius isolate T26 chromosome 16, BBRACH_0.4, whole genome shotgun sequence includes the following:
- the LOC125709786 gene encoding uncharacterized protein LOC125709786 isoform X6, with protein sequence MWLLMTVYLLNLFRASEVAGCGTCVFFSSSSYNPLKRSTWTEVSPFQWVNTWTEVSPFQWVNTWTEVSPFQWVNTWTEVSPFQWVNTWTEVSPFQWVNTWTEVSPFQWVNTWTEVSPFQWVNTWTEVSPFQWVNTWTEVSPFQWVNTWKEVSPFQGVNTWTEVSPFQWVNTWTEVSPFQWVNTWTDVSPFQWVNTWTEVSPFQGVNTWTEVSPFQWVNTWTEVSPFQWVNTWTEVSPFQWVNTWTEVSPFQWVNTWTEVSPFQWVNTWTEVSPFQWVNTWTEVPPFQGVNTWTEVSPFQWFNTWTEVSPLSVVFLRFFLEESHLEESSVRSVKQISIGSGRSLTFSPPQISLGTVKKRSDLIVYLS encoded by the exons ATGTGGCTTCTGATGACTGTTTATCTGCTAAACCTTTTTAGGGCATCAGAGGTGGCTGGGTGTGGcacttgtgtgtttttttcttcttcttcttataaCCCACTGAAAAGGAGTACCTGGACTGAGGTCTCTCCTTTTCAGTGGGTTAATACCTGGACTGAGGTCTCTCCTTTTCAGTGGGTTAATACCTGGACTGAGGTCTCTCCTTTTCAGTGGGTTAATACCTGGACTGAGGTCTCTCCTTTTCAGTGGGTTAATACCTGGACTGAGGTCTCTCCTTTTCAGTGGGTTAATACCTGGACTGAGGTCTCTCCATTTCAGTGGGTTAATACCTGGACTGAGGTCTCTCCTTTCCAGTGGGTTAATACCTGGACTGAGGTCTCTCCTTTTCAGTGGGTTAATACCTGGACTGAGGTCTCTCCTTTTCAGTGGGTTAATACCTGGAAGGAGGTCTCTCCTTTTCAGGGGGTTAATACCTGGACTGAGGTCTCTCCTTTTCAGTGGGTTAATACCTGGACTGAGGTCTCTCCGTTTCAGTGGGTTAATACCTGGACTGACGTCTCTCCTTTTCAGTGGGTTAATACCTGGACTGAGGTCTCTCCTTTTCAGGGGGTTAATACCTGGACTGAGGTCTCTCCTTTTCAGTGGGTTAATACCTGGACTGAGGTCTCTCCGTTTCAGTGGGTTAATACCTGGACTGAGGTCTCTCCTTTTCAGTGGGTTAATACCTGGACTGAG GTCTCTCCTTTTCAGTGGGTTAATACCTGGACTGAGGTCTCTCCGTTTCAGTGGGTTAATACCTGGACTGAGGTCTCTCCGTTTCAGTGGGTTAATACCTGGACTGAGGTCCCTCCTTTTCAGGGGGTTAATACCTGGACTGAGGTCTCTCCTTTTCAGTGGTTTAATACCTGGACTGAGGTATCTCCTTTATCTGTTGTATTTCTCAGATTTTTCTTGGAAGAAAGTCACCTCGAAGAAAGCTCAGTACGGTCTGTAAAACAGATCTCCATAGGCTCTGGGAGAAGTCTCACTTTTTCACCACCCCAGATATCTTTAGGCACAGTGAAGAAAAGATCTGACCTGATTGTGTATCTCAGCTGA
- the LOC125709786 gene encoding uncharacterized protein LOC125709786 isoform X7 — MWLLMTVYLLNLFRASEVAGCGTCVFFSSSSYNPLKRSTWTEVSPFQWVNTWTEVSPFQWVNTWTEVSPFQWVNTWTEVSPFQWVNTWTEVSPFQWVNTWTEVSPFQWVNTWTEVSPFQWVNTWKEVSPFQGVNTWTEVSPFQWVNTWTEVSPFQWVNTWTDVSPFQWVNTWTEVSPFQGVNTWTEVSPFQWVNTWTEVSPFQWVNTWTEVSPFQWVNTWTEVPPFQGVNTWTEVSPFQWVNTWTEVSPFQWVNTWTEVSPFQWVNTWTEVSPFQWVNTWTEVPPFQGVNTWTEVSPFQWFNTWTEVSPLSVVFLRFFLEESHLEESSVRSVKQISIGSGRSLTFSPPQISLGTVKKRSDLIVYLS; from the exons ATGTGGCTTCTGATGACTGTTTATCTGCTAAACCTTTTTAGGGCATCAGAGGTGGCTGGGTGTGGcacttgtgtgtttttttcttcttcttcttataaCCCACTGAAAAGGAGTACCTGGACTGAGGTCTCTCCTTTTCAGTGGGTTAATACCTGGACTGAGGTCTCTCCTTTTCAGTGGGTTAATACCTGGACTGAGGTCTCTCCTTTTCAGTGGGTTAATACCTGGACTGAGGTCTCTCCTTTTCAGTGGGTTAATACCTGGACTGAGGTCTCTCCTTTTCAGTGGGTTAATACCTGGACTGAG GTCTCTCCTTTTCAGTGGGTTAATACCTGGACTGAGGTCTCTCCTTTTCAGTGGGTTAATACCTGGAAGGAGGTCTCTCCTTTTCAGGGGGTTAATACCTGGACTGAGGTCTCTCCTTTTCAGTGGGTTAATACCTGGACTGAGGTCTCTCCGTTTCAGTGGGTTAATACCTGGACTGACGTCTCTCCTTTTCAGTGGGTTAATACCTGGACTGAGGTCTCTCCTTTTCAGGGGGTTAATACCTGGACTGAGGTCTCTCCTTTTCAGTGGGTTAATACCTGGACTGAGGTCTCTCCGTTTCAGTGGGTTAATACCTGGACTGAGGTCTCTCCTTTTCAGTGGGTTAATACCTGGACTGAGGTCCCTCCTTTTCAGGGGGTTAATACCTGGACTGAGGTCTCTCCTTTTCAGTGGGTTAATACCTGGACTGAGGTCTCTCCTTTTCAGTGGGTTAATACCTGGACTGAGGTCTCTCCGTTTCAGTGGGTTAATACCTGGACTGAGGTCTCTCCGTTTCAGTGGGTTAATACCTGGACTGAGGTCCCTCCTTTTCAGGGGGTTAATACCTGGACTGAGGTCTCTCCTTTTCAGTGGTTTAATACCTGGACTGAGGTATCTCCTTTATCTGTTGTATTTCTCAGATTTTTCTTGGAAGAAAGTCACCTCGAAGAAAGCTCAGTACGGTCTGTAAAACAGATCTCCATAGGCTCTGGGAGAAGTCTCACTTTTTCACCACCCCAGATATCTTTAGGCACAGTGAAGAAAAGATCTGACCTGATTGTGTATCTCAGCTGA
- the LOC125709786 gene encoding uncharacterized protein LOC125709786 isoform X10 translates to MWLLMTVYLLNLFRASEVAGCGTCVFFSSSSYNPLKRSTWTEVSPFQWVNTWTEVSPFQWVNTWTEVSPFQWVNTWTEVSPFQWVNTWTEVSPFQWVNTWTEVSPFQWVNTWTEVSPFQWVNTWTEVSPFQWVNTWTEVSPFQWVNTWKEVSPFQGVNTWTEVSPFQWVNTWTEVSPFQWVNTWTDVSPFQWVNTWTEVSPFQGVNTWTEVSPFQWVNTWTEVSPFQWVNTWTEVSPFQWVNTWTEVPPFQGVNTWTEVSPFQWVNTWTEVSPFQWVNTWTEVPPFQGVNTWTEVSPFQWFNTWTEVSPLSVVFLRFFLEESHLEESSVRSVKQISIGSGRSLTFSPPQISLGTVKKRSDLIVYLS, encoded by the exons ATGTGGCTTCTGATGACTGTTTATCTGCTAAACCTTTTTAGGGCATCAGAGGTGGCTGGGTGTGGcacttgtgtgtttttttcttcttcttcttataaCCCACTGAAAAGGAGTACCTGGACTGAGGTCTCTCCTTTTCAGTGGGTTAATACCTGGACTGAGGTCTCTCCTTTTCAGTGGGTTAATACCTGGACTGAGGTCTCTCCTTTTCAGTGGGTTAATACCTGGACTGAGGTCTCTCCTTTTCAGTGGGTTAATACCTGGACTGAGGTCTCTCCTTTTCAGTGGGTTAATACCTGGACTGAGGTCTCTCCATTTCAGTGGGTTAATACCTGGACTGAGGTCTCTCCTTTCCAGTGGGTTAATACCTGGACTGAGGTCTCTCCTTTTCAGTGGGTTAATACCTGGACTGAGGTCTCTCCTTTTCAGTGGGTTAATACCTGGAAGGAGGTCTCTCCTTTTCAGGGGGTTAATACCTGGACTGAGGTCTCTCCTTTTCAGTGGGTTAATACCTGGACTGAGGTCTCTCCGTTTCAGTGGGTTAATACCTGGACTGACGTCTCTCCTTTTCAGTGGGTTAATACCTGGACTGAGGTCTCTCCTTTTCAGGGGGTTAATACCTGGACTGAGGTCTCTCCTTTTCAGTGGGTTAATACCTGGACTGAGGTCTCTCCGTTTCAGTGGGTTAATACCTGGACTGAGGTCTCTCCTTTTCAGTGGGTTAATACCTGGACTGAGGTCCCTCCTTTTCAGGGGGTTAATACCTGGACTGAGGTCTCTCCTTTTCAGTGGGTTAATACCTGGACTGAGGTCTCTCCTTTTCAGTGGGTTAATACCTGGACTGAG GTCCCTCCTTTTCAGGGGGTTAATACCTGGACTGAGGTCTCTCCTTTTCAGTGGTTTAATACCTGGACTGAGGTATCTCCTTTATCTGTTGTATTTCTCAGATTTTTCTTGGAAGAAAGTCACCTCGAAGAAAGCTCAGTACGGTCTGTAAAACAGATCTCCATAGGCTCTGGGAGAAGTCTCACTTTTTCACCACCCCAGATATCTTTAGGCACAGTGAAGAAAAGATCTGACCTGATTGTGTATCTCAGCTGA
- the LOC125709786 gene encoding uncharacterized protein LOC125709786 isoform X8, with translation MWLLMTVYLLNLFRASEVAGCGTCVFFSSSSYNPLKRSTWTEVSPFQWVNTWTEVSPFQWVNTWTEVSPFQWVNTWTEVSPFQWVNTWTEVSPFQWVNTWTEVSPFQWVNTWTEVSPFQWVNTWTEVSPFQWVNTWTEVSPFQWVNTWKEVSPFQGVNTWTEVSPFQWVNTWTEVSPFQWVNTWTDVSPFQWVNTWTEVSPFQGVNTWTEVSPFQWVNTWTEVSPFQWVNTWTEVSPFQWVNTWTEVPPFQGVNTWTEVSPFQWVNTWTEVSPFQWVNTWTEVSPFQWVNTWTEVSPFQWFNTWTEVSPLSVVFLRFFLEESHLEESSVRSVKQISIGSGRSLTFSPPQISLGTVKKRSDLIVYLS, from the exons ATGTGGCTTCTGATGACTGTTTATCTGCTAAACCTTTTTAGGGCATCAGAGGTGGCTGGGTGTGGcacttgtgtgtttttttcttcttcttcttataaCCCACTGAAAAGGAGTACCTGGACTGAGGTCTCTCCTTTTCAGTGGGTTAATACCTGGACTGAGGTCTCTCCTTTTCAGTGGGTTAATACCTGGACTGAGGTCTCTCCTTTTCAGTGGGTTAATACCTGGACTGAGGTCTCTCCTTTTCAGTGGGTTAATACCTGGACTGAGGTCTCTCCTTTTCAGTGGGTTAATACCTGGACTGAGGTCTCTCCATTTCAGTGGGTTAATACCTGGACTGAGGTCTCTCCTTTCCAGTGGGTTAATACCTGGACTGAGGTCTCTCCTTTTCAGTGGGTTAATACCTGGACTGAGGTCTCTCCTTTTCAGTGGGTTAATACCTGGAAGGAGGTCTCTCCTTTTCAGGGGGTTAATACCTGGACTGAGGTCTCTCCTTTTCAGTGGGTTAATACCTGGACTGAGGTCTCTCCGTTTCAGTGGGTTAATACCTGGACTGACGTCTCTCCTTTTCAGTGGGTTAATACCTGGACTGAGGTCTCTCCTTTTCAGGGGGTTAATACCTGGACTGAGGTCTCTCCTTTTCAGTGGGTTAATACCTGGACTGAGGTCTCTCCGTTTCAGTGGGTTAATACCTGGACTGAGGTCTCTCCTTTTCAGTGGGTTAATACCTGGACTGAGGTCCCTCCTTTTCAGGGGGTTAATACCTGGACTGAGGTCTCTCCTTTTCAGTGGGTTAATACCTGGACTGAGGTCTCTCCTTTTCAGTGGGTTAATACCTGGACTGAGGTCTCTCCGTTTCAGTGGGTTAATACCTGGACTGAG GTCTCTCCTTTTCAGTGGTTTAATACCTGGACTGAGGTATCTCCTTTATCTGTTGTATTTCTCAGATTTTTCTTGGAAGAAAGTCACCTCGAAGAAAGCTCAGTACGGTCTGTAAAACAGATCTCCATAGGCTCTGGGAGAAGTCTCACTTTTTCACCACCCCAGATATCTTTAGGCACAGTGAAGAAAAGATCTGACCTGATTGTGTATCTCAGCTGA
- the LOC125709786 gene encoding uncharacterized protein LOC125709786 isoform X3, with amino-acid sequence MWLLMTVYLLNLFRASEVAGCGTCVFFSSSSYNPLKRSTWTEVSPFQWVNTWTEVSPFQWVNTWTEVSPFQWVNTWTEVSPFQWVNTWTEVSPFQWVNTWTEVSPFQWVNTWTEVSPFQWVNTWTEVSPFQWVNTWTEVSPFQWVNTWKEVSPFQGVNTWTEVSPFQWVNTWTEVSPFQWVNTWTDVSPFQWVNTWTEVSPFQGVNTWTEVSPFQWVNTWTEVSPFQWVNTWTEVPPFQGVNTWTEVSPFQWVNTWTEVSPFQWVNTWTEVSPFQWVNTWTEVSPFQWVNTWTEVPPFQGVNTWTEVSPFQWFNTWTEVSPLSVVFLRFFLEESHLEESSVRSVKQISIGSGRSLTFSPPQISLGTVKKRSDLIVYLS; translated from the exons ATGTGGCTTCTGATGACTGTTTATCTGCTAAACCTTTTTAGGGCATCAGAGGTGGCTGGGTGTGGcacttgtgtgtttttttcttcttcttcttataaCCCACTGAAAAGGAGTACCTGGACTGAGGTCTCTCCTTTTCAGTGGGTTAATACCTGGACTGAGGTCTCTCCTTTTCAGTGGGTTAATACCTGGACTGAGGTCTCTCCTTTTCAGTGGGTTAATACCTGGACTGAGGTCTCTCCTTTTCAGTGGGTTAATACCTGGACTGAGGTCTCTCCTTTTCAGTGGGTTAATACCTGGACTGAGGTCTCTCCATTTCAGTGGGTTAATACCTGGACTGAGGTCTCTCCTTTCCAGTGGGTTAATACCTGGACTGAGGTCTCTCCTTTTCAGTGGGTTAATACCTGGACTGAGGTCTCTCCTTTTCAGTGGGTTAATACCTGGAAGGAGGTCTCTCCTTTTCAGGGGGTTAATACCTGGACTGAGGTCTCTCCTTTTCAGTGGGTTAATACCTGGACTGAGGTCTCTCCGTTTCAGTGGGTTAATACCTGGACTGACGTCTCTCCTTTTCAGTGGGTTAATACCTGGACTGAGGTCTCTCCTTTTCAGGGGGTTAATACCTGGACTGAGGTCTCTCCTTTTCAGTGGGTTAATACCTGGACTGAGGTCTCTCCGTTTCAGTGGGTTAATACCTGGACTGAG GTCCCTCCTTTTCAGGGGGTTAATACCTGGACTGAGGTCTCTCCTTTTCAGTGGGTTAATACCTGGACTGAGGTCTCTCCTTTTCAGTGGGTTAATACCTGGACTGAGGTCTCTCCGTTTCAGTGGGTTAATACCTGGACTGAGGTCTCTCCGTTTCAGTGGGTTAATACCTGGACTGAGGTCCCTCCTTTTCAGGGGGTTAATACCTGGACTGAGGTCTCTCCTTTTCAGTGGTTTAATACCTGGACTGAGGTATCTCCTTTATCTGTTGTATTTCTCAGATTTTTCTTGGAAGAAAGTCACCTCGAAGAAAGCTCAGTACGGTCTGTAAAACAGATCTCCATAGGCTCTGGGAGAAGTCTCACTTTTTCACCACCCCAGATATCTTTAGGCACAGTGAAGAAAAGATCTGACCTGATTGTGTATCTCAGCTGA
- the LOC125709786 gene encoding uncharacterized protein LOC125709786 isoform X21 — protein sequence MWLLMTVYLLNLFRASEVAGCGTCVFFSSSSYNPLKRSTWTEVSPFQWVNTWTEVSPFQWVNTWTEVSPFQWVNTWTEVSPFQGVNTWTEVSPFQWVNTWTEVSPFQWVNTWTDVSPFQWVNTWTEVSPFQGVNTWTEVSPFQWVNTWTEVSPFQWVNTWTEVSPFQWVNTWTEVPPFQGVNTWTEVSPFQWVNTWTEVSPFQWVNTWTEVSPFQWVNTWTEVSPFQWVNTWTEVPPFQGVNTWTEVSPFQWFNTWTEVSPLSVVFLRFFLEESHLEESSVRSVKQISIGSGRSLTFSPPQISLGTVKKRSDLIVYLS from the exons ATGTGGCTTCTGATGACTGTTTATCTGCTAAACCTTTTTAGGGCATCAGAGGTGGCTGGGTGTGGcacttgtgtgtttttttcttcttcttcttataaCCCACTGAAAAGGAGTACCTGGACTGAGGTCTCTCCTTTTCAGTGGGTTAATACCTGGACTGAGGTCTCTCCTTTTCAGTGGGTTAATACCTGGACTGAGGTCTCTCCTTTTCAGTGGGTTAATACCTGGACTGAG GTCTCTCCTTTTCAGGGGGTTAATACCTGGACTGAGGTCTCTCCTTTTCAGTGGGTTAATACCTGGACTGAGGTCTCTCCGTTTCAGTGGGTTAATACCTGGACTGACGTCTCTCCTTTTCAGTGGGTTAATACCTGGACTGAGGTCTCTCCTTTTCAGGGGGTTAATACCTGGACTGAGGTCTCTCCTTTTCAGTGGGTTAATACCTGGACTGAGGTCTCTCCGTTTCAGTGGGTTAATACCTGGACTGAGGTCTCTCCTTTTCAGTGGGTTAATACCTGGACTGAGGTCCCTCCTTTTCAGGGGGTTAATACCTGGACTGAGGTCTCTCCTTTTCAGTGGGTTAATACCTGGACTGAGGTCTCTCCTTTTCAGTGGGTTAATACCTGGACTGAGGTCTCTCCGTTTCAGTGGGTTAATACCTGGACTGAGGTCTCTCCGTTTCAGTGGGTTAATACCTGGACTGAGGTCCCTCCTTTTCAGGGGGTTAATACCTGGACTGAGGTCTCTCCTTTTCAGTGGTTTAATACCTGGACTGAGGTATCTCCTTTATCTGTTGTATTTCTCAGATTTTTCTTGGAAGAAAGTCACCTCGAAGAAAGCTCAGTACGGTCTGTAAAACAGATCTCCATAGGCTCTGGGAGAAGTCTCACTTTTTCACCACCCCAGATATCTTTAGGCACAGTGAAGAAAAGATCTGACCTGATTGTGTATCTCAGCTGA
- the LOC125709786 gene encoding uncharacterized protein LOC125709786 isoform X17 encodes MWLLMTVYLLNLFRASEVAGCGTCVFFSSSSYNPLKRSTWTEVSPFQWVNTWTEVSPFQWVNTWTEVSPFQWVNTWTEVSPFQWVNTWTEVSPFQWVNTWTEVSPFQWVNTWTEVSPFQWVNTWTEVSPFQWVNTWTEVSPFQWVNTWKEVSPFQGVNTWTEVSPFQWVNTWTEVSPFQWVNTWTDVSPFQWVNTWTEVSPFQGVNTWTEVSPFQWVNTWTEVSPFQWVNTWTEVSPFQWVNTWTEVSPFQWVNTWTEVPPFQGVNTWTEVSPFQWFNTWTEVSPLSVVFLRFFLEESHLEESSVRSVKQISIGSGRSLTFSPPQISLGTVKKRSDLIVYLS; translated from the exons ATGTGGCTTCTGATGACTGTTTATCTGCTAAACCTTTTTAGGGCATCAGAGGTGGCTGGGTGTGGcacttgtgtgtttttttcttcttcttcttataaCCCACTGAAAAGGAGTACCTGGACTGAGGTCTCTCCTTTTCAGTGGGTTAATACCTGGACTGAGGTCTCTCCTTTTCAGTGGGTTAATACCTGGACTGAGGTCTCTCCTTTTCAGTGGGTTAATACCTGGACTGAGGTCTCTCCTTTTCAGTGGGTTAATACCTGGACTGAGGTCTCTCCTTTTCAGTGGGTTAATACCTGGACTGAGGTCTCTCCATTTCAGTGGGTTAATACCTGGACTGAGGTCTCTCCTTTCCAGTGGGTTAATACCTGGACTGAGGTCTCTCCTTTTCAGTGGGTTAATACCTGGACTGAGGTCTCTCCTTTTCAGTGGGTTAATACCTGGAAGGAGGTCTCTCCTTTTCAGGGGGTTAATACCTGGACTGAGGTCTCTCCTTTTCAGTGGGTTAATACCTGGACTGAGGTCTCTCCGTTTCAGTGGGTTAATACCTGGACTGACGTCTCTCCTTTTCAGTGGGTTAATACCTGGACTGAGGTCTCTCCTTTTCAGGGGGTTAATACCTGGACTGAGGTCTCTCCTTTTCAGTGGGTTAATACCTGGACTGAGGTCTCTCCGTTTCAGTGGGTTAATACCTGGACTGAG GTCTCTCCGTTTCAGTGGGTTAATACCTGGACTGAGGTCTCTCCGTTTCAGTGGGTTAATACCTGGACTGAGGTCCCTCCTTTTCAGGGGGTTAATACCTGGACTGAGGTCTCTCCTTTTCAGTGGTTTAATACCTGGACTGAGGTATCTCCTTTATCTGTTGTATTTCTCAGATTTTTCTTGGAAGAAAGTCACCTCGAAGAAAGCTCAGTACGGTCTGTAAAACAGATCTCCATAGGCTCTGGGAGAAGTCTCACTTTTTCACCACCCCAGATATCTTTAGGCACAGTGAAGAAAAGATCTGACCTGATTGTGTATCTCAGCTGA
- the LOC125709786 gene encoding uncharacterized protein LOC125709786 isoform X22 encodes MWLLMTVYLLNLFRASEVAGCGTCVFFSSSSYNPLKRSTWTEVSPFQWVNTWTEVSPFQWVNTWTEVSPFQWVNTWTEVSPFQWVNTWTEVSPFQWVNTWTEVSPFQWVNTWTEVSPFQWVNTWTEVSPFQWVNTWTEVSPFQWVNTWKEVSPFQGVNTWTEVSPFQWVNTWTEVSPFQWVNTWTDVSPFQWVNTWTEVSPFQGVNTWTEVSPFQWVNTWTEVSPFQWVNTWTEVSPFQWVNTWTEVSPFQWFNTWTEVSPLSVVFLRFFLEESHLEESSVRSVKQISIGSGRSLTFSPPQISLGTVKKRSDLIVYLS; translated from the exons ATGTGGCTTCTGATGACTGTTTATCTGCTAAACCTTTTTAGGGCATCAGAGGTGGCTGGGTGTGGcacttgtgtgtttttttcttcttcttcttataaCCCACTGAAAAGGAGTACCTGGACTGAGGTCTCTCCTTTTCAGTGGGTTAATACCTGGACTGAGGTCTCTCCTTTTCAGTGGGTTAATACCTGGACTGAGGTCTCTCCTTTTCAGTGGGTTAATACCTGGACTGAGGTCTCTCCTTTTCAGTGGGTTAATACCTGGACTGAGGTCTCTCCTTTTCAGTGGGTTAATACCTGGACTGAGGTCTCTCCATTTCAGTGGGTTAATACCTGGACTGAGGTCTCTCCTTTCCAGTGGGTTAATACCTGGACTGAGGTCTCTCCTTTTCAGTGGGTTAATACCTGGACTGAGGTCTCTCCTTTTCAGTGGGTTAATACCTGGAAGGAGGTCTCTCCTTTTCAGGGGGTTAATACCTGGACTGAGGTCTCTCCTTTTCAGTGGGTTAATACCTGGACTGAGGTCTCTCCGTTTCAGTGGGTTAATACCTGGACTGACGTCTCTCCTTTTCAGTGGGTTAATACCTGGACTGAGGTCTCTCCTTTTCAGGGGGTTAATACCTGGACTGAGGTCTCTCCTTTTCAGTGGGTTAATACCTGGACTGAGGTCTCTCCGTTTCAGTGGGTTAATACCTGGACTGAGGTCTCTCCTTTTCAGTGGGTTAATACCTGGACTGAG GTCTCTCCTTTTCAGTGGTTTAATACCTGGACTGAGGTATCTCCTTTATCTGTTGTATTTCTCAGATTTTTCTTGGAAGAAAGTCACCTCGAAGAAAGCTCAGTACGGTCTGTAAAACAGATCTCCATAGGCTCTGGGAGAAGTCTCACTTTTTCACCACCCCAGATATCTTTAGGCACAGTGAAGAAAAGATCTGACCTGATTGTGTATCTCAGCTGA
- the LOC125709786 gene encoding uncharacterized protein LOC125709786 isoform X13, which produces MWLLMTVYLLNLFRASEVAGCGTCVFFSSSSYNPLKRSTWTEVSPFQWVNTWTEVSPFQWVNTWTEVSPFQWVNTWTEVSPFQWVNTWTEVSPFQWVNTWTEVSPFQWVNTWTEVSPFQWVNTWTEVSPFQWVNTWTEVSPFQWVNTWKEVSPFQGVNTWTEVSPFQWVNTWTEVSPFQWVNTWTDVSPFQWVNTWTEVSPFQGVNTWTEVSPFQWVNTWTEVSPFQWVNTWTEVSPFQWVNTWTEVPPFQGVNTWTEVSPFQWVNTWTEVSPFQWVNTWTEVSPFQWFNTWTEVSPLSVVFLRFFLEESHLEESSVRSVKQISIGSGRSLTFSPPQISLGTVKKRSDLIVYLS; this is translated from the exons ATGTGGCTTCTGATGACTGTTTATCTGCTAAACCTTTTTAGGGCATCAGAGGTGGCTGGGTGTGGcacttgtgtgtttttttcttcttcttcttataaCCCACTGAAAAGGAGTACCTGGACTGAGGTCTCTCCTTTTCAGTGGGTTAATACCTGGACTGAGGTCTCTCCTTTTCAGTGGGTTAATACCTGGACTGAGGTCTCTCCTTTTCAGTGGGTTAATACCTGGACTGAGGTCTCTCCTTTTCAGTGGGTTAATACCTGGACTGAGGTCTCTCCTTTTCAGTGGGTTAATACCTGGACTGAGGTCTCTCCATTTCAGTGGGTTAATACCTGGACTGAGGTCTCTCCTTTCCAGTGGGTTAATACCTGGACTGAGGTCTCTCCTTTTCAGTGGGTTAATACCTGGACTGAGGTCTCTCCTTTTCAGTGGGTTAATACCTGGAAGGAGGTCTCTCCTTTTCAGGGGGTTAATACCTGGACTGAGGTCTCTCCTTTTCAGTGGGTTAATACCTGGACTGAGGTCTCTCCGTTTCAGTGGGTTAATACCTGGACTGACGTCTCTCCTTTTCAGTGGGTTAATACCTGGACTGAGGTCTCTCCTTTTCAGGGGGTTAATACCTGGACTGAGGTCTCTCCTTTTCAGTGGGTTAATACCTGGACTGAGGTCTCTCCGTTTCAGTGGGTTAATACCTGGACTGAGGTCTCTCCTTTTCAGTGGGTTAATACCTGGACTGAGGTCCCTCCTTTTCAGGGGGTTAATACCTGGACTGAGGTCTCTCCTTTTCAGTGGGTTAATACCTGGACTGAGGTCTCTCCTTTTCAGTGGGTTAATACCTGGACTGAG GTCTCTCCTTTTCAGTGGTTTAATACCTGGACTGAGGTATCTCCTTTATCTGTTGTATTTCTCAGATTTTTCTTGGAAGAAAGTCACCTCGAAGAAAGCTCAGTACGGTCTGTAAAACAGATCTCCATAGGCTCTGGGAGAAGTCTCACTTTTTCACCACCCCAGATATCTTTAGGCACAGTGAAGAAAAGATCTGACCTGATTGTGTATCTCAGCTGA